In Nematostella vectensis chromosome 2, jaNemVect1.1, whole genome shotgun sequence, one genomic interval encodes:
- the LOC116611897 gene encoding golgin subfamily A member 4 isoform X3, with the protein MLNYYYLPKPKTQIYVLDNETSPLGKWIETGRPQDNGEQGRPGDVTPPQNASTPFRTPSRQESTEFDTPRGGAGSKHAQPSSPGYLDRSDAESEGDHGMPGTPRLEMATKEDLINMYRKQDRVLMRYKTRFSEVVDAYKNLQKENEKLQTNLTQTQDKALRRISEMKETIELEKQAKMHMEETLRLSLEEKEDIIKALQTQNSLLKQQSFPSTGSSEHLSPDSGLGSQSDEEKIERQRLVDMIDGLQKELDSAKEHSTALDSSTAQQLKDAKNLILRLEQEKQTAIQDMMSNMQVALQEKDDTVAENTKLKQALKSRDVTIEEMKKEKDEFFHNMEKALEESEKKREIAELKKEREIEAMKAEFDAASSAEEKDRRMLVDEMRKDKAEVVALMQKEISAAKDSELEKALAKKEKEMEALLASKEEHMKALLDEKVKEIEIAVDEKELQKEAALKEKEKELQQLKNQVEELNMQLQYQKSLMCKTEEEKEGLASMLQGDLQRIMAEKHDAESRLTELQHKNEQEQEKMKELIQQHNNRLKEKQEDHQKNLAKLKKAHQNKITELTEAIKKAEHKAVESEKQRKLENEKHSMELEAREKDLLSDKQSELARVSKRMESKTNEMKKIVKELRAKLSEKETLANDLEQKLKALEDRSITEKSEAVLLFESKLATLNKTIEDLTQEVSQKDKQLKALEESKESDIRTLSSDYDNRLKDKEREVVDFKGKFTEKEYYAKELEKKLLELREETDKKLEVTKKEAEIKVQSVEEQLSSQKAEELLVMQSERELGEKAAMAQCEEYKKKNNELNEALQAAETKNKAMEKEIDALKQNKDKDVTALKEELTSEVQKYKEEKLMAEEKHLAEAQSIKVEYEKKVEEHIKEKNEAISQLQSEITKVEKERNQVSEQLKSALEETGKASREEKLLLEDRMSQHESYYKKQLDDAANVHEEKLLRLQERSKSELEKLRAHLESDINEKEKEIERKDNALKEFQEKNKELECQLAATGELKKTVDELSNSITLRDEKITKIKEQLKQTLEKFKEKEKALKEEIAEKEKVGKELVAETERTFQLKLLEKDQSVKDKMDELMQQKELGVQDVTENLERMHQEQISNLEERHRAEIAEQNLEWEKKIASIRKESEEMMEKIIIESREKEEALVQDLDNLRNEIKQKEKQSKEKEEDLHNNLRDLSDERQTLELKVRDILNENNQLKKELTSVKKELDCRIMEMVENHRHELDDLRTQAEKRLEELIQQHESEMEGVDSRIQQARLESENNFKEILETHQREMEEIRNSHENKMQEMAENHASELAQMKDIYEKQNRESEKLRSHHQLELDALVRDHDKQLEDLRGSLGSTENERKQHLKELNEAQQKHSDELEQQRISLQNEFTKREEDLKTHLEELEKSHRDTIEEIKTQAEKEAASLKQTMKDLTSKHALEIEEKMRTFAEEKNSLSSQVNSLEQELANLKDKHSKEIEKFAKGAGENKSLLDQKVSQMKEKVRGIKKEFEEKLAEKSKLEEQLKQRLLDMEKESQNRQLEKREVQAKQTSETMTANISQLNEREKKHKQEMLVLENNWKEKYSEIEERYSSQISNIIEQHQREISQLKSDHHSELAELKAHNQQKITDIEEAVNARVNEAEATTSDLQTKLRKAKEKIKQGSARQEEQTKKYKAYQEKREKDVAELREKVQSLEKELMETSEKLREDLRGSEKREEELKLKLEAGESNNQAIDKKIAELSAEKQEIIQTSAKAEEAFKIQIHELKSQFETTNQTYENELSAAKQELDNKIKELESEKETALEKMSEDMQKQSRSRVAEMKKKAEAKISSVKNQLTTQLESKVNEITRLKANLGEVEKNMEELKSEHSKELARAAAEFNEKLKDQKESHEKGAGEREKELLQQVEELSTQVKTLEQRIEQLVIVKMDALHDQKATLIEEHNTAIEKLNKEHEAKLESVERLYKAKLDEKDFDHSSQVKQLLKEFHIKYGEKERELQDTVSNAIEASQREENKLVDKYEEEIREYRKELKMREDEMLDYKRITDQKVQESEQMVEELKKQHEDALLAAEADYHSKMEEMLKKNEEDMENLNKEHKLKLDELQEAHRLDQKSEVAAIEKKLKTQMKKNQNEMKKLLNHKEALLQAQSAVMVESDPGQLNRASSSSSLNEADNDAGQSVLRDQITRLHAEVSMLKERESSLKKQIEQLGGSPVKGIHDRPAQLNLQTNPLSPFHDPPKSPVEEPMQFEYLRNILFEYMMGRQRKQLAKVLSAVVKFTPKQVKQIMQKEDEYAASQVGGVFSPYKK; encoded by the exons ATGCTGAATTATTACTATCTGCCCAAGCCAAAAACTCAAATCTACGTTCTTGACAATGAAACGAGTCCACTAGGGAAATGGATTGAG ACTGGGAGACCTCAAGACAACGGAGAACAAGGTAGGCCTGGAGATGTAACACCTCCACAGAATGCAAGCACACCGTTTAGGACACCCAGTAGGCAAGAGTCTACAGAGTTTGACACGCCGAGAGGAGGGGCAGGTAGCAAGCACGCCCAACCCTCAAGCCCTGGTTACTTGGATAGATCTGATGCTGAATCTGAGGGCGACCATGGGATGCCAGGGACGCCCCGCCTGGAAATGGCGACAAAAGAAGATCTCATTAATATGTACAGAAAGCAGGACCGGGTACTTATGCGGTACAAAACACGTTTTTCAGAG gTAGTAGATGCTTACAAAAATCTTCAGAAGGAAAATGAGAAACTACAGACTAATCTCACCCAAACTCAAGACAAAGCCTTGCGGAGAATATCAGAAATGAAAGAG ACAATTGAGCTTGAAAAGCAAGCCAAAATGCATATGGAGGAAACTCTTCGGCTTTCTCTAGAGGAGAAAGAAGATATCATCAAAGCTTTGCAGACACAG AACTCTTTACTGAAGCAACAGAGTTTTCCATCTACTGGATCCAGTGAGCACCTGAGCCCTGACTCTGGACTGG GTTCCCAAAGTGATGAAGAAAAAATTGAGAGGCAAAGGCTGGTTGATATG attGATGGCCTACAAAAAGAACTTGATAGTGCCAAG GAGCATTCTACTGCTTTAGATTCATCAACTGCACAGCAACTCAAAGATGCAAAGAACCTTATTCTTCGGCTTGAACAAGAGAAACAAACTGCTATTCAGGACATGATGTCCAACATGCAAGTGGCACTCCAGGAGAAAGACGATACAGTCGCAGAGAACACTAAGTTGAAGCAAGCCCTCAAGAGCCGAGATGTCACTATAGAGGAgatgaaaaaagagaaagatgAGTTTTTCCACAACATGGAGAAAGCTCTTGAAGAGTCTGAAAAGAAGAGGGAGATTGCTGAGTTGAAAAAAGAGCGGGAAATAGAGGCAATGAAGGCAGAGTTCGATGCAGCGTCTAGTGCTGAGGAGAAGGACAGGCGGATGCTTGTTGATGAGATGAGGAAAGACAAAGCTGAGGTTGTGGCCCTTATGCAGAAAGAGATATCGGCAGCCAAGGACAGTGAACTAGAGAAGGCACTCGCtaagaaggagaaggagatgGAGGCTTTGTTGGCCAGTAAAGAGGAGCACATGAAGGCTTTACTGGATGAAAAG GTAAAGGAGATCGAGATTGCAGTCGACGAGAAAGAGCTGCAAAAGGAAGCCGCCCTGAAGGAGAAAGAGAAAGAGCTTCAGCAGCTAAAGAACCAAGTGGAGGAACTAAACATGCAGCTGCAGTACCAGAAATCTTTGATGTGCAAGACAGAGGAGGAGAAGGAAGGCCTCGCATCCATGTTGCAGGGTGACTTACAGCGAATTATGGCAGAAAAACACG ATGCTGAGAGCCGCCTAACTGAATTACAACACAAAAATGAGCAGGAGCAG GAAAAAATGAAGGAGCTTATCCAACAGCACAATAACAGACTAAAAGAGAAGCAAGAGGACCATCAAAAGAACTTAGCAAAATTGAAGAAAGCTCACCAAAATAAAATCACAGAACTTACGGAAGCTATCAAGAAAGCTGAGCACAAGGCTGTTGAGTCAGAAAAACAGCGGAAACTCGAAAATGAGAAGCATAGTATGGAACTTGAAGCTAGAGAGAAAGATCTTCTTTCTGATAAACAATCGGAGCTCGCACGAGTTTCTAAGCGCATGGAGAGTAAAACGAATGAAATGAAAAAGATTGTTAAAGAGCTGCGGGCCAAGCTGTCAGAAAAAGAGACTCTGGCCAATGATCTTGAGCAAAAGCTCAAAGCTTTGGAAGATAGATCTATAACTGAGAAATCTGAAGCTGTGTTGCTGTTTGAATCAAAACTGGCGACATTAAATAAGACAATTGAAGATCTGACACAAGAAGTCAGTCAAAAGGACAAGCAGCTCAAAGCCCTTGAGGAAAGCAAGGAAAGCGACATCAGAACACTTAGTAGCGATTACGATAACCGTCTCAAAGATAAGGAACGAGAGGTTGTGGATTTTAAAGGGAAGTTTACTGAAAAAGAGTATTACGCTAAAGAACTTGAGAAAAAACTCCTTGAACTACGAGAAGAAACAGATAAAAAGCTCGAGGTAACAAAAAAAGAAGCGGAAATTAAAGTCCAATCTGTCGAAGAACAACTCAGCTCTCAAAAGGCAGAGGAACTTCTTGTCATGCAATCAGAGCGGGAACTAGGGGAAAAGGCTGCAATGGCACAATGTGAGGAATATAAGAAAAAGAACAATGAGCTGAATGAAGCACTTCAGGCAGCCGAAACTAAGAATAAAGCTATGGAGAAAGAAATTGATGCattgaaacaaaataaagacaaagatGTGACTGCCTTGAAGGAAGAACTCACCTCTGAGGTTCAAAAGTACAAGGAAGAGAAACTAATGGCTGAGGAAAAACACTTAGCTGAAGCTCAGAGCATTAAGGTGGAGTACGAGAAAAAAGTGGAAGAACACATCAAAGAGAAGAACGAAGCTATCAGTCAACTGCAGAGCGAAATCACCAAAGTAGAGAAAGAACGAAATCAGGTCAGCGAGCAGTTGAAATCTGCTCTGGAGGAGACGGGGAAGGCATCCAGAGAAGAAAAGTTGTTACTTGAGGACAGAATGAGTCAGCATGAGTCTTATTATAAGAAACAACTGGACGATGCCGCTAACGTACACGAGGAAAAGCTGCTGCGTCTTCAGGAGAGAAGTAAATCTGAACTTGAAAAACTTCGTGCACATCTTGAAAGTGATATTAAcgaaaaagagaaagagatTGAAAGAAAAGATAACGCACTAAAGGAATTCCaggagaaaaataaagaacttgaatgtcagcttgctgcTACTGGCGAGTTGAAGAAAACCGTCGACGAGTTAAGTAATAGTATTACGCTAAGGGATGAAAAGATCACTAAAATTAAGGAACAACTTAAACAAACACTAGAGAAGTTCAAAGAGAAAGAGAAGGCACTTAAAGAGGAGATAGCGGAGAAGGAAAAGGTAGGGAAAGAACTGGTGGCTGAGACCGAACGCACTTTCCAACTAAAGCTACTTGAAAAAGATCAAAGCGTGAAAGACAAAATGGACGAGCTTATGCAGCAAAAAGAACTGGGTGTCCAAGATGTTACCGAGAATCTTGAGCGAATGCATCAAGAGCAAATTTCCAACCTTGAGGAGCGACATCGAGCTGAGATAGCCGAACAAAACCTTGAATGGGAGAAAAAAATCGCTAGTATACGAAAGGAAAGTGAGGAAATGATGGAGAAAATAATCATTGAGTCTAGGGAAAAAGAAGAAGCCTTGGTTCAGGACCTTGATAATTTGAGAAACGAAATTAAACAGAAAGAAAAGCAATCAAAAGAGAAAGAAGAGGACCTACATAACAACCTCCGGGATCTATCAGATGAGAGACAGACGTTGGAACTCAAGGTAAGAGACATTCTCAATGAAAATAATCAGCTAAAAAAGGAATTAACGAGCGTTAAGAAAGAGCTGGACTGTAGAATAATGGAAATGGTAGAAAATCATAGACACGAGCTGGACGACTTAAGAACTCAGGCCGAGAAGCGCCTTGAGGAGCTGATTCAACAGCACGAAAGCGAGATGGAGGGAGTGGACAGTCGCATTCAGCAGGCACGACTTGAGTCCGAGAACAATTTCAAGGAGATTCTAGAGACCCATCAACGTGAAATGGAAGAGATTCGCAACAGCCACGAGAATAAGATGCAAGAAATGGCAGAAAACCACGCCAGCGAACTTGCCCAGATGAAGGATATTTATGAGAAGCAGAATAGAGAGAGCGAAAAGTTGCGAAGTCACCATCAGCTTGAGCTGGATGCGCTGGTGAGAGATCACGACAAACAGCTGGAGGACCTCAGAGGTTCACTGGGGAGCACCGAGAATGAGCGTAAACAGCACCTCAAGGAGCTGAACGAAGCGCAGCAAAAGCACAGCGACGAACTAGAACAACAGCGAATAAGCCTTCAGAATGAGTTCACAAAGCGGGAAGAGGATTTGAAAACACATCTAGAGGAACTTGAAAAGTCACACAGGGATACTATCGAAGAAATAAAGACCCAAGCAGAAAAGGAGGCAGCATCACTTAAGCAGACTATGAAAGATTTAACCTCTAAGCACGCTTTGGAAATAGAAGAGAAAATGCGTACGTTtgctgaagaaaaaaattcattgtCGAGTCAAGTTAATAGCCTTGAACAGGAATTGGCGAATCTGAAAGATAAGCATAGCAAGGAAATCGAGAAATTTGCAAAAGGGGCAGGGGAAAATAAATCCTTGCTCGACCAAAAAGTTTCGCAGATGAAAGAAAAGGTAAGAGGCATAAAGAAAGAGTTCGAGGAGAAACTTGCTGAGAAAAGTAAACTGGAAGAGCAATTGAAGCAACGTTTGCTAGATATGGAGAAGGAATCACAAAACCGCCAGCTTGAGAAAAGGGAAGTGCAGGCGAAGCAAACGTCAGAAACTATGACAGCAAATATCAGTCAATTAAATGAACGTGAAAAGAAACATAAGCAGGAAATGCTAGTACTTGAAAACAATTGGAAAGAAAAATACTCAGAAATCGAGGAGAGGTACTCATCACAGATATCGAATATTATAGAGCAGCACCAGAGAGAGATTTCCCAGTTAAAGAGCGATCACCACTCGGAACTTGCGGAGTTGAAGGCTCACAACCAGCAGAAGATAACCGACATCGAGGAAGCCGTGAACGCACGCGTTAATGAGGCAGAGGCAACCACCTCGGATTTGCAAACAAAACTTCGAAAAGCTAAAGAGAAAATTAAACAAGGCAGTGCACGTCAAGAAGAGCAAACAAAGAAATATAAGGCCTATCAAGAAAAGCGAGAAAAAGATGTTGCTGAATTACGCGAGAAAGTGCAGTCTCTTGAAAAGGAACTCATGGAAACTTCCGAGAAATTAAGGGAAGACTTGCGAGGTTCTGAGAAACGAGAAGAAGAACTTAAACTTAAACTTGAAGCTGGTGAAAGTAATAATCAAGCTATCGACAAAAAGATTGCTGAACTTTCTGCAGAAAAGCAGGAAATTATACAAACTTCTGCCAAAGCAGAAGAAGCATTCAAGATACAAATTCATGAATTAAAGTCACAATTCGAAACAACTAATCAAACTTATGAAAATGAGTTAAGCGCTGCGAAGCAGGAACTCGATAACAAAATTAAAGAGTTGGAAAGTGAAAAAGAGACTGCGCTGGAGAAAATGTCCGAGGATATGCAGAAGCAGTCAAGGTCTCGAGTTGCGGAGATGAAAAAGAAGGCGGAGGCTAAAATTTCATCGGTTAAGAATCAACTAACGACTCAACTAGAAAGTAAAGTAAATGAGATAACTCGTTTGAAGGCGAACTTGGGTGAGGTAGAAAAGAACATGGAAGAACTCAAGTCTGAACACTCAAAGGAGCTTGCACGGGCTGCTGCAGAGTTTAATGAAAAGTTAAAAGATCAGAAAGAGTCACACGAGAAAGGGGCAGGGGAGAGGGAAAAGGAGCTGCTACAACAGGTTGAAGAACTTAGCACTCAAGTGAAGACTCTGGAGCAGAGAATTGAGCAGCTGGTGATTGTGAAGATGGACGCTCTGCACGATCAAAAAGCGACGTTAATAGAAGAACATAATACTGCGATAGAAAAGCTAAACAAGGAACACGAAGCGAAGTTAGAAAGCGTAGAGCGATTATATAAGGCGAAGCTTGACGAGAAGGACTTCGATCACAGCTCACAAGTGAAACAGCTCTTGAAGGAATTCCACATCAAGTACGGAGAAAAGGAACGAGAGCTCCAGGATACCGTCAGTAACGCAATAGAGGCAAGTCAGAGAGAAGAGAACAAGCTTGTGGACAAATACGAGGAGGAGATACGCGAGTACCGGAAAGAGCTGAAGATGAGGGAAGACGAGATGCTTGATTACAAGAGGATTACAGACCAGAAGGTGCAAGAGAGCGAGCAAATGGTCGAGGAGCTCAAGAAACAGCACGAGGACGCGTTACTCGCAGCCGAGGCCGACTACCACAGTAAGATGGAAGAGATGCTGAAAAAGAACGAGGAGGACATGGAGAATTTAAACAAGGAGCACAAACTCAAACTCGATGAGCTCCAGGAGGCCCATCGGCTCGACCAGAAATCTGAGGTCGCTGCAATCGAAAAAAAGTTGAAGACGCAGATGAAGAAAAATCAGAACGAAATGAAGAAACTTCTGAATCACAAGGAGGCTCTTCTACAGGCCCAGAGCGCTGTTATGGTAGAGTCTGATCCAGGCCAGCTCAACCGTGCTAGCTCTTCTTCGTCTCTTAAT GAAGCGGATAACGATGCCGGACAATCTGTTCTACGA GATCAAATTACGCGGTTACATGCTGAGGTGAGCATGTTAAAGGAAAGAGAATCTTCCCTCAAAAAACAG ATAGAGCAGCTTGGCGGTTCTCCTGTGAAAGGCATACACGATCGACCAGCCCAGCTGAATTTGCAAACCAACCCTTTGTCTCCATTCCACGATCCTCCCAAGTCCCCAGTTGAGGAGCCTATGCAGTTCGAG TACTTGAGGAATATACTGTTCGAGTACATGATGGGACGGCAACGTAAG CAACTAGCCAAAGTATTGTCCGCTGTTGTCAAGTTTACTCcaaaacaagtaaaacagATCATGCAAAAGGAGGACGAATATGCCGCAAGCCAG GTCGGGGGAGTGTTTTCGCCGTATAAGAAATAG